The Brachyspira hyodysenteriae ATCC 27164 genome includes a window with the following:
- the selD gene encoding selenide, water dikinase SelD produces the protein MSNITNNTEEKKEQIELLSCALEGGCSAKIPPDLLEKTLAPLIQTKVDSNLLSDVDIGDDAGVYKISDDNALIFTVDYFPPVIADPYGFGQIAACNSISDIYAMGGEPKLALNITMFPKDDSLNILANMLKGGQDKATEAGVLVVGGHTITDASVKYGMAVIGFANPNKITTNAAAKEGDIIIFTKPLGTGACLAAMRQGLIKESHIEDVFESMKTLNKKACAVMNKYNVKCATDITGFGLIGHAYKMAKASNVTIEIQSSALPMFNKTYEVLDMGCIPGAAFTNMRYVGDNIKVDDNVDYNLKMLSFDPQTSGGLFICADKSNAENILADLWREGIDCACIIGKVKNKEKEYIHLIK, from the coding sequence ATGTCAAATATTACAAATAATACGGAAGAAAAAAAAGAACAAATCGAATTATTATCATGTGCTTTGGAAGGAGGATGTTCTGCTAAAATTCCGCCTGATTTACTTGAAAAAACTCTAGCACCATTAATCCAAACAAAAGTAGACTCTAACCTACTCTCTGATGTTGATATAGGTGATGATGCAGGAGTTTATAAGATTTCAGATGATAACGCTTTAATATTTACAGTGGATTATTTCCCTCCTGTTATAGCAGACCCTTATGGATTCGGACAAATAGCTGCATGCAATTCAATCAGCGATATTTATGCTATGGGAGGAGAACCTAAATTAGCATTGAATATCACTATGTTTCCAAAAGATGATTCTTTAAATATATTAGCTAATATGCTTAAAGGCGGACAGGATAAAGCCACAGAAGCCGGAGTATTGGTTGTAGGAGGACATACCATAACAGATGCATCAGTAAAATACGGAATGGCTGTTATAGGTTTTGCTAATCCTAATAAAATAACTACAAATGCAGCTGCTAAAGAAGGAGACATTATAATATTTACAAAACCTCTAGGAACAGGTGCTTGTTTGGCTGCTATGAGACAGGGACTCATAAAAGAATCTCATATAGAAGATGTTTTTGAATCTATGAAAACATTAAATAAAAAAGCATGTGCTGTTATGAATAAATATAATGTTAAATGTGCCACTGATATAACAGGATTCGGACTCATAGGACATGCTTATAAAATGGCTAAAGCAAGCAATGTAACTATAGAGATTCAATCGTCAGCATTGCCTATGTTTAATAAAACTTATGAAGTGCTTGATATGGGCTGTATACCTGGAGCTGCTTTTACTAATATGCGTTATGTAGGAGACAATATCAAAGTAGATGATAATGTTGATTACAATTTAAAAATGCTTTCTTTCGATCCTCAAACTTCAGGCGGTTTATTTATATGTGCTGATAAAAGTAATGCAGAAAACATACTAGCTGATTTATGGCGTGAAGGTATTGACTGTGCATGTATAATAGGAAAAGTTAAAAATAAAGAAAAAGAATACATACATTTAATAAAATAA
- the ppdK gene encoding pyruvate, phosphate dikinase, producing the protein MASKKMVYFFGNGKSEGAKETKALLGGKGLGLAQMTESKVPVPAGFTITTEVCDYYSKNKSYPKGLEKIVDENIKKLEKAMNMKFGDVNKPLLVSVRSGAAISMPGMMDTILNLGINEKVVEGLVAKTNNPRFAWDAYRRFIQMFGDVAMGVDHDKFEEILDERKKAIAPKVGKPEKEVKDTDLDVDDLKVVVEKYKAMYKEEKGEEFPEDPKVQLWHAINAVFRSWNNPRAEAYRKLNDIRGLLGTAVNVQAMVFGNMGNTSATGVCFSRNPSTGENKFYGEFLINAQGEDVVAGIRTPQEITLEGSLEWAKNNNISEEERKAKYPSLEEVMPSVYKQLVSYKNQLEKYYSDMQDMEFTIQEGKLYMLQTRNGKRTAAAAVRIAVELAEAKIISKEEAIMRVNPSDLDQLLHPMFDPTAKKGAKVLAKGLNASPGAAVGKVVFAADRAEAMKEAGEQSILVRIETSPEDIKGMNAAEGILTARGGSTSHAAVVARGMGKCCVAGCSALEIDYANKCMKVGDDTVNEGDYISIDGSTGEVMLGQVATKEAEMSEDFKKLMQWADEKRKEKKFEVHTNADTPNDAQIARKFGAEGIGLCRTEHMFFNADRIKSVRQLILVAEEVKQLKEKLEAAEKIGDKKTIEEIEPLYKEPRKLYDDALDSILPMQREDFIGIFTAMNGYPVTVRLLDPPLHEFIPHEDSQLQELSNEMNVPFEKLRAIRDSLHEFNPMLGHRGCRLGITYPEIYDMQARAIIEAAVKVKKNGVDVHPEIMIPLVGTLKELKMIKERIIKIADEVFEKEGSKVDYKVGTMIEVPRAALVADKIATEAEFFSFGTNDLTQMGGGFSRDDAGKFLKDYVNKEIYEKDPFQSLDQEGIGELLRIGVTKGRAANKKLTVGICGEHGGDPATVMFCYSIGLNYVSCSPYRVPIARLAAAQGIIGSKPAKKAAAKKPAAKKAAAKTASAKKPAAKKTASKVTAAKKATAKKAPAKKTSKK; encoded by the coding sequence ATGGCATCAAAAAAGATGGTTTACTTCTTTGGTAATGGTAAATCTGAAGGCGCTAAAGAAACAAAAGCTCTTTTAGGAGGTAAAGGTTTAGGACTTGCACAAATGACAGAAAGTAAAGTGCCTGTACCTGCTGGATTTACAATAACTACAGAGGTTTGTGATTATTATTCAAAAAACAAATCATATCCTAAAGGTTTAGAAAAGATAGTAGATGAAAACATCAAAAAGCTGGAAAAGGCTATGAATATGAAATTTGGTGATGTTAATAAGCCTTTGCTTGTTTCAGTTCGTTCTGGAGCTGCTATATCCATGCCTGGTATGATGGATACTATTCTTAACCTAGGTATTAATGAAAAAGTAGTAGAAGGACTCGTAGCAAAAACTAATAATCCTAGATTTGCTTGGGATGCTTATAGAAGATTCATACAGATGTTCGGCGATGTTGCTATGGGTGTTGATCATGATAAATTTGAAGAAATATTAGATGAAAGAAAAAAAGCTATAGCACCTAAAGTTGGAAAACCTGAAAAAGAGGTTAAAGATACTGACTTAGATGTTGATGATTTAAAAGTAGTAGTAGAAAAATATAAAGCTATGTATAAAGAAGAGAAGGGAGAAGAATTCCCTGAAGATCCTAAAGTACAATTATGGCATGCTATTAATGCTGTATTCAGAAGCTGGAATAACCCAAGAGCTGAAGCATACAGAAAATTAAATGACATAAGAGGACTTTTAGGTACTGCTGTAAACGTTCAGGCTATGGTATTCGGTAATATGGGAAATACTTCTGCTACAGGTGTATGTTTCTCTCGTAACCCTTCTACTGGTGAAAATAAATTCTATGGCGAGTTCTTAATTAATGCTCAAGGTGAAGACGTTGTTGCTGGTATTAGAACTCCTCAGGAAATTACATTAGAAGGCAGTTTAGAATGGGCTAAAAATAACAATATTAGCGAAGAAGAAAGAAAGGCTAAATATCCTTCTCTTGAAGAAGTTATGCCTTCTGTTTATAAACAATTAGTAAGTTATAAAAATCAATTAGAAAAATATTACAGCGATATGCAGGATATGGAGTTTACTATACAGGAAGGTAAGCTTTATATGCTTCAAACTCGTAATGGTAAAAGAACTGCTGCTGCTGCTGTAAGGATAGCTGTTGAACTTGCTGAAGCTAAAATAATTTCTAAAGAAGAAGCTATAATGAGAGTAAATCCTTCTGATTTGGATCAATTACTTCACCCAATGTTCGATCCTACTGCTAAAAAAGGAGCTAAAGTTCTTGCTAAAGGATTGAATGCTTCTCCTGGTGCTGCTGTTGGTAAAGTAGTATTTGCTGCTGACAGAGCTGAAGCTATGAAAGAGGCAGGAGAACAATCTATACTTGTTCGTATAGAGACTAGCCCTGAAGATATTAAAGGTATGAACGCTGCTGAAGGTATATTAACAGCAAGAGGCGGTTCTACTTCACATGCTGCTGTTGTTGCACGCGGTATGGGTAAATGCTGTGTTGCTGGATGTAGTGCTTTAGAAATAGACTATGCTAATAAATGCATGAAAGTAGGTGACGATACAGTTAATGAAGGTGATTATATTTCTATAGATGGTTCTACTGGTGAAGTTATGTTAGGACAAGTTGCTACTAAAGAAGCTGAAATGTCTGAAGACTTCAAAAAACTTATGCAATGGGCTGATGAAAAGAGAAAAGAAAAGAAATTCGAAGTTCATACTAATGCTGATACTCCTAATGATGCACAAATTGCTAGAAAATTCGGTGCTGAAGGTATAGGACTTTGCAGAACTGAGCATATGTTCTTCAATGCTGACAGAATTAAGAGTGTAAGACAGCTTATACTTGTTGCTGAAGAAGTTAAGCAGTTAAAAGAAAAATTAGAAGCTGCTGAAAAAATCGGCGATAAGAAAACTATAGAAGAAATTGAACCTTTATATAAAGAGCCTAGAAAACTTTATGATGATGCTTTAGACAGCATTCTTCCTATGCAAAGAGAAGACTTCATCGGAATATTTACTGCTATGAATGGATATCCTGTAACAGTAAGACTTCTTGATCCACCTTTGCATGAATTCATTCCTCATGAAGATTCTCAATTACAAGAACTTTCTAATGAAATGAATGTTCCTTTTGAGAAACTTAGAGCTATTAGAGATAGTTTACATGAATTCAACCCAATGCTTGGACATAGAGGCTGCCGTCTTGGTATTACTTATCCTGAAATCTATGATATGCAGGCTAGAGCTATCATTGAGGCTGCTGTTAAAGTTAAGAAAAACGGTGTAGATGTTCATCCTGAAATAATGATTCCTCTTGTAGGTACTTTAAAAGAACTTAAAATGATAAAGGAAAGAATCATTAAAATAGCTGATGAAGTATTTGAAAAAGAAGGTTCTAAAGTTGATTATAAAGTTGGTACTATGATAGAAGTTCCTAGAGCTGCTTTAGTTGCCGACAAAATCGCTACAGAAGCTGAATTCTTCTCATTCGGTACTAATGACTTAACTCAAATGGGAGGCGGTTTCTCAAGAGATGATGCTGGTAAATTCTTGAAAGACTATGTTAATAAAGAGATATACGAAAAAGATCCATTCCAATCATTGGATCAGGAAGGTATAGGAGAGCTTTTGAGAATTGGTGTTACTAAAGGTAGAGCTGCTAATAAAAAACTTACTGTTGGTATCTGCGGTGAGCATGGAGGAGATCCTGCTACAGTTATGTTCTGCTACAGCATAGGACTTAACTATGTAAGCTGTTCACCTTATAGAGTACCTATAGCAAGACTTGCTGCTGCTCAGGGAATAATAGGTTCTAAACCAGCTAAAAAAGCTGCTGCTAAGAAACCAGCTGCTAAAAAAGCTGCTGCTAAAACTGCATCTGCAAAAAAACCAGCTGCTAAAAAAACAGCTTCTAAAGTAACAGCTGCTAAAAAAGCTACTGCTAAAAAAGCACCTGCTAAAAAAACAAGCAAAAAATAA
- a CDS encoding OmpA family protein — translation MLKKINILFALLLIALNTYGAIVISTYKKPKEIKYKYKYKTTERGKVLIVPKNILFDFNSSELDLNKYLKTVQYVGNLSKSTNIMMIIIEGHISSDEEKKITNGYDKKDILFLYNRKDIDDLSYKRAYNVYVAITNGVVNKLTNYGLQDLLSEYKKIEENRRVEFILIENSNDMNVYTNYINNLIMSK, via the coding sequence ATGCTGAAAAAAATAAATATACTCTTTGCTCTGCTATTAATAGCTTTGAATACTTACGGAGCAATAGTAATATCAACTTATAAAAAACCAAAAGAAATAAAATACAAATATAAATACAAAACTACAGAAAGAGGAAAAGTTTTAATAGTACCTAAAAATATATTGTTCGATTTTAACAGCTCAGAATTAGATTTAAATAAATATTTAAAAACTGTTCAATATGTAGGAAATCTAAGTAAAAGCACTAATATTATGATGATTATTATAGAAGGGCATATAAGTAGTGATGAAGAAAAAAAAATAACTAACGGATATGATAAAAAGGATATATTATTTTTATATAATAGAAAAGATATTGATGATTTATCATATAAAAGAGCTTATAATGTATATGTAGCTATAACAAATGGCGTTGTAAATAAATTAACCAATTATGGGCTTCAGGATTTACTAAGCGAATATAAAAAAATTGAAGAAAATAGAAGAGTTGAATTTATTTTAATAGAAAATAGTAATGATATGAATGTATATACTAATTATATAAATAATTTGATAATGTCGAAATAA
- a CDS encoding sodium-dependent transporter, translating into MHDNNREKLSSRLGFLLVSAGCAIGLGNVWRFPYITGKYGGALFVLLYLISLVILGLPILVMEFSVGRAGKRDLAGSYRALQKPGYKWHIVGYIQLFGCVLLMMFYTTVAGWCLSYCYFMAAGKLQGLTPQQVGEFFGSVLASPSTLIFWMTVTVIIATFVCMMGLENGVEKVTKVMMTLLLLVLFVLIIRAVTLPNAKEGLKFYLLPDTNKMFSGGLKGFFSVAYAAIGQSFFTLSLGIGAMTIFGSYIDKDYSLTGESVMVMGLDTLIAFLSGLVIFPTTFSFGINPGEGAGLVFLTLPNIFNSMVLGRLWGALFFLFLSMAALTTIIAVFENLIAFTMSETKMPRKKTTIIVSITIFILSLPTALGFNLLSFIKPLGEGSTIADGLDFLVSNNFLPLGGIIILIFCTREFGWGWNNFMKEADTGKGMKFPKWARFYVSYILPFIVLAIFVIDYINRFFI; encoded by the coding sequence ATGCATGATAATAATAGAGAAAAACTTTCAAGCAGATTAGGTTTTTTATTAGTTTCGGCAGGATGTGCCATAGGATTAGGTAATGTATGGAGATTTCCTTATATCACAGGAAAGTACGGCGGAGCACTTTTCGTACTTCTTTATTTAATTTCTCTTGTAATATTAGGACTTCCTATACTTGTAATGGAATTTTCAGTGGGAAGAGCTGGTAAAAGAGATTTAGCTGGTTCTTATAGAGCTTTACAAAAGCCAGGATATAAATGGCATATAGTAGGATATATACAATTATTCGGATGCGTGCTTCTTATGATGTTTTATACTACTGTAGCCGGTTGGTGTTTATCATACTGTTATTTTATGGCGGCAGGAAAACTTCAAGGGCTTACCCCCCAGCAGGTTGGAGAGTTCTTTGGTTCTGTTCTTGCTTCTCCTTCTACTTTAATATTTTGGATGACTGTAACTGTTATAATAGCAACATTTGTATGTATGATGGGACTTGAAAATGGTGTTGAAAAGGTTACTAAGGTAATGATGACTCTTCTTTTGCTGGTTCTTTTTGTACTTATAATAAGAGCAGTTACACTTCCAAATGCTAAAGAAGGACTTAAATTCTATTTACTTCCTGATACAAATAAAATGTTCAGCGGAGGGCTTAAAGGATTTTTCTCTGTTGCTTATGCTGCTATAGGTCAGTCATTCTTCACTTTAAGTCTTGGAATAGGAGCTATGACTATATTCGGAAGCTACATTGATAAAGATTACTCTCTTACAGGAGAATCTGTAATGGTTATGGGGCTTGATACTTTAATAGCATTTCTTTCAGGACTTGTAATATTTCCTACAACATTCTCTTTCGGAATAAACCCAGGAGAAGGCGCAGGATTAGTATTTTTAACTTTACCTAATATATTTAATTCTATGGTTTTAGGAAGATTATGGGGAGCATTATTTTTCTTATTCTTATCCATGGCTGCACTTACAACTATTATAGCGGTATTTGAAAATTTAATTGCATTTACTATGTCTGAAACAAAAATGCCTCGTAAAAAAACTACTATAATAGTATCAATTACTATATTTATACTAAGTTTGCCTACAGCTTTAGGATTTAATTTATTATCATTTATAAAACCTCTTGGAGAAGGAAGCACTATAGCTGATGGTTTAGACTTTTTAGTAAGCAATAATTTCCTTCCTTTAGGCGGTATAATAATACTGATATTCTGTACTAGAGAATTTGGCTGGGGTTGGAATAATTTTATGAAAGAAGCCGATACAGGAAAAGGAATGAAATTCCCTAAATGGGCTAGATTCTATGTTTCATATATTCTGCCTTTCATAGTTTTGGCAATATTTGTAATTGACTATATAAACAGATTTTTTATCTGA
- a CDS encoding toxic anion resistance protein: protein MENNNLENNQQPNNIQDQNIVNAQPMQQNAMPNNMQGQNFVNAQPMQPNVMPNNIQGQNVINVQPVQQNAIPVNMQGQNFVNTQNYQPQNSAQQVLNDMNSVSNGQFTPEDLAKINQLSNSINLQDSVSIMSYGSAAQNKMIQFSENTLSNVMNKDLGEVGEAITDVITELKGFDIENETKGKGLFGFFRKAANNITKLKAKYTSVEANIDSIVKNLEAHQRNLLKDISILDQMYNYNLEYLKELEIYIEAGKQKLNHLMANEIPALESKAIASNTAEDAQMARDFKDLANRFEKRIHDLELTKTISIQTIPQIRLVQNNNVIMTEKIQSTITNTIPLWKNQMVLAIGLHHSNEAAKAQRAVTDTTNELLRKNADMLKTSTIETAKESERGIVDIETLKHTNQQLISTLDEVMKIQTEGREKRRAAELELRNIENELKTKILNVSRE, encoded by the coding sequence ATGGAAAATAATAACTTAGAAAATAATCAACAGCCTAATAATATTCAAGATCAAAATATTGTAAATGCCCAGCCTATGCAGCAAAATGCAATGCCTAATAATATGCAGGGACAGAATTTTGTAAATGCCCAGCCTATGCAGCCAAATGTAATGCCTAACAATATACAAGGTCAGAATGTTATAAATGTTCAGCCTGTGCAGCAAAATGCAATACCTGTTAATATGCAGGGGCAAAACTTTGTGAATACACAGAATTATCAGCCTCAGAATTCAGCACAGCAAGTATTAAATGATATGAACAGCGTTTCAAATGGACAATTTACACCTGAAGATTTGGCAAAAATAAATCAATTATCGAATAGTATTAATTTACAGGATTCAGTATCTATAATGTCTTACGGATCAGCAGCTCAAAATAAAATGATACAGTTTTCCGAAAATACTTTAAGTAATGTTATGAATAAAGATTTAGGCGAAGTAGGAGAGGCTATTACTGATGTTATAACAGAACTTAAAGGTTTTGATATAGAAAATGAGACTAAAGGAAAAGGTTTATTTGGATTCTTCAGGAAAGCTGCTAATAATATTACTAAATTAAAAGCTAAATATACTAGTGTAGAAGCTAATATTGATAGCATTGTAAAAAATTTAGAAGCTCATCAAAGAAATCTTCTAAAAGACATAAGTATTTTAGACCAAATGTATAATTATAATCTAGAATATTTGAAAGAACTTGAAATTTATATAGAGGCAGGAAAACAGAAACTTAATCATTTAATGGCTAATGAAATACCTGCTTTAGAATCAAAGGCTATTGCAAGTAATACTGCTGAAGATGCGCAAATGGCTAGAGATTTTAAAGATTTAGCTAATAGATTTGAAAAAAGAATACATGATTTAGAGCTTACAAAGACAATTTCTATACAAACAATACCTCAAATACGTTTGGTTCAGAATAATAATGTTATAATGACAGAAAAAATTCAATCAACTATAACAAATACAATACCTCTTTGGAAGAATCAAATGGTTCTTGCTATAGGACTTCATCATTCTAATGAGGCAGCAAAAGCACAAAGAGCCGTTACTGATACTACAAATGAGCTACTTAGAAAGAATGCAGACATGCTTAAAACTTCTACTATAGAAACAGCTAAAGAATCAGAAAGAGGAATAGTTGATATTGAAACTTTAAAACATACAAATCAGCAGTTAATATCTACTTTAGATGAGGTTATGAAAATACAGACTGAGGGCAGAGAAAAAAGAAGAGCAGCAGAGCTAGAACTTAGAAATATAGAAAACGAACTTAAAACAAAAATATTGAATGTATCTAGAGAATAA
- a CDS encoding 5-bromo-4-chloroindolyl phosphate hydrolysis family protein codes for MSRDEDDFIFQKLRQNIQRNFPREDDANNYNQNNYKNDSYSNKDSLTILETERNIYKITDFSQKIDDPELTPALKEMIGILKEMVSYSKANKEGEKRLEKINEYHLPTAIKMLNSYIDFCNFPVKNENMQKTAQEIEDVIIKLNEALKKMLVEMNQNKLMDINSDIDVLKNMLDKDGY; via the coding sequence ATGTCAAGAGATGAAGATGATTTTATTTTTCAGAAGTTAAGACAAAATATACAGAGAAATTTCCCAAGAGAAGACGATGCAAATAATTATAATCAAAATAATTATAAAAATGACAGTTATTCAAATAAAGATAGTTTAACAATTTTAGAAACAGAAAGAAATATATATAAAATTACAGATTTCTCTCAAAAAATAGATGATCCGGAGCTTACTCCTGCATTAAAAGAAATGATAGGTATATTAAAAGAAATGGTTTCATATTCTAAAGCTAATAAAGAGGGAGAGAAAAGACTAGAAAAAATAAATGAATATCATCTTCCTACAGCTATAAAAATGCTTAATTCTTATATAGATTTTTGTAATTTTCCTGTAAAAAATGAAAATATGCAAAAAACAGCACAGGAAATAGAAGATGTTATAATAAAATTAAATGAAGCATTGAAAAAAATGCTTGTAGAAATGAATCAGAATAAATTAATGGATATAAACAGCGATATAGATGTATTAAAAAACATGCTTGATAAAGATGGTTATTAA
- a CDS encoding DNA adenine methylase — MNYIGSKLSLLDFLYESIISVIDSDCHTLCDLFAGTGIVGKYFKSKNFSIIANDIQYYSYVLNKHYIENHKYLDFNGLCEEIKELKEADIKEKYIIVCEYLNNIDYKRGFIYNNYSLGGTKDKEHKRIYFSDENAMKCDAIRMKIEEWFNDNKINENEYYFLLASLLENVDKCANTASVYGAFLKDIKKTASKTFNYFPCEFITSDIAHKVYNEDANKLIENIKTDILYLDPPYNRRQYSDNYHILETIAKYDDPVIKGKTGLRNDRIKSLYCNKNYVYNAFEELINKANAKYIFLSYNNEGLLSLEDIKKIMSKKGKYGLFIKEYSRFKADSKRYNSASKTFEYLHYIIV; from the coding sequence ATGAATTATATAGGAAGTAAATTATCATTACTAGATTTTTTATATGAATCTATAATTTCTGTAATAGATAGTGATTGCCATACATTATGCGACTTGTTTGCAGGCACAGGTATTGTCGGAAAGTATTTTAAATCTAAAAATTTCTCAATTATAGCTAATGATATTCAGTATTACAGTTATGTTTTAAATAAGCATTATATAGAAAATCATAAATATTTGGATTTTAATGGTTTATGTGAAGAAATAAAAGAATTAAAAGAAGCCGATATTAAAGAAAAATATATAATTGTATGCGAGTATTTAAATAATATAGATTATAAAAGAGGTTTTATTTATAATAATTATTCTTTAGGAGGCACTAAAGATAAAGAACATAAGAGAATATACTTTTCAGATGAAAATGCTATGAAATGCGATGCCATAAGAATGAAAATAGAGGAATGGTTTAATGATAATAAGATTAATGAAAATGAATATTATTTTCTTCTTGCCAGCTTACTTGAAAATGTTGATAAATGTGCAAATACAGCTTCAGTTTACGGAGCATTTTTAAAAGATATAAAAAAAACGGCTTCAAAGACTTTCAATTATTTTCCTTGTGAATTTATTACAAGTGATATAGCTCATAAAGTATATAATGAAGATGCCAATAAATTAATAGAAAATATTAAAACTGATATATTATATTTAGATCCGCCATATAATAGAAGACAATATTCAGATAATTATCATATACTTGAAACTATAGCTAAATATGATGATCCTGTAATAAAAGGAAAAACGGGACTTAGAAATGACAGAATAAAATCATTATACTGCAATAAGAATTATGTTTATAATGCATTTGAAGAGTTAATAAATAAAGCTAATGCTAAATATATATTTTTAAGCTATAATAATGAAGGTTTATTGTCATTGGAAGATATAAAGAAAATAATGTCAAAAAAAGGAAAATACGGATTATTTATTAAAGAATACAGCAGATTTAAAGCCGACAGCAAAAGATATAATTCTGCTTCAAAAACATTTGAATATCTTCATTATATTATAGTTTAA
- a CDS encoding nitroreductase family protein, with protein sequence MSEDILFTRRSIRKYIKGKQVEDEKIEYMLRAAMYAPSANNRRNWEFIVVKNRETLDKIMNSHPYAKMLDTATLAIVVCGDLSDESGQLYWQQNCSAALENLMLAAKAKDLGSVWIGVAPREERMNEIIKIFNLPDHIKPLGIVVIGYPDGEPAMPDRFEPNKIHYEKY encoded by the coding sequence ATGAGTGAAGATATTTTATTTACAAGAAGAAGCATAAGAAAATATATTAAAGGAAAACAGGTTGAAGATGAAAAGATAGAATATATGCTTAGAGCAGCTATGTATGCACCTTCTGCCAACAACAGAAGAAATTGGGAGTTTATAGTAGTAAAAAACAGAGAAACATTAGATAAAATCATGAACTCTCACCCTTATGCTAAAATGCTAGATACTGCTACATTAGCTATAGTTGTATGCGGAGATTTATCCGATGAATCAGGTCAGCTTTATTGGCAGCAAAACTGTTCTGCAGCTTTAGAAAATTTGATGCTTGCAGCAAAAGCTAAAGATTTAGGAAGCGTTTGGATTGGTGTTGCTCCTCGTGAAGAGAGAATGAATGAAATAATAAAAATATTTAATTTACCTGATCATATTAAGCCTTTAGGAATAGTTGTTATTGGTTATCCTGACGGAGAGCCTGCAATGCCAGACAGATTTGAGCCTAATAAAATACATTATGAAAAGTATTGA
- a CDS encoding DUF2271 domain-containing protein yields MKKIFIILFMIFAVSFINENYAQNATKKVNISFDYTKRPGYSSNQIAVWAEDNNGNYIATIYITDFTGRREGWTYRKQSLNNWQKKANAQSIDKKIIDAVSKSTPKQGKVNIVWDCKDNQGNIVKDGTYRIVVEATIYQDNNVLYTSVINIGNQANSQKASAKYSKPEAQKIDIIKNVNVSFMP; encoded by the coding sequence ATGAAAAAAATTTTTATTATATTATTTATGATTTTTGCTGTATCATTCATAAATGAAAACTATGCTCAAAATGCTACTAAAAAAGTTAATATAAGTTTCGATTATACAAAAAGACCAGGTTATTCAAGCAATCAAATAGCTGTTTGGGCTGAAGATAATAACGGAAACTATATAGCCACAATATATATTACAGATTTTACAGGAAGAAGAGAAGGCTGGACATATAGAAAGCAATCTTTAAATAATTGGCAGAAAAAAGCTAATGCTCAAAGTATAGATAAAAAAATAATTGATGCTGTATCAAAATCTACACCAAAACAAGGCAAAGTTAATATAGTTTGGGACTGCAAAGATAATCAAGGAAACATAGTAAAAGACGGCACTTACAGAATAGTTGTTGAAGCTACTATATATCAGGATAATAATGTACTTTATACTTCTGTTATAAATATAGGAAATCAGGCTAATTCTCAAAAAGCATCAGCTAAATACTCAAAACCTGAAGCTCAAAAAATAGATATAATAAAAAATGTAAATGTAAGTTTCA